A window of the Emys orbicularis isolate rEmyOrb1 chromosome 1, rEmyOrb1.hap1, whole genome shotgun sequence genome harbors these coding sequences:
- the LOC135893951 gene encoding olfactory receptor 51G2-like has product MEQLQHTMPLVNSSFYQPSTFLLTGFPGLEANHHWISIPFCMFYLVGLSGNCLILIIIKKTQSLHKPTYYFLSMLAVMDLGLALCTLPTTLGIFWFKIRKIEFNACLTQMYFIHILSVMESSVLLAMAFDRFIAISNPLRYSSILTKPTIIKIGLAIVSRAVISLFPIPFLLKRLTYCGNNVLSHSFCFHPDIMKLACADIKVNILYGLIVILSTVGVDFVFIVLSYVLIIKTVVSLTTKEKCLKALNTCVSHICAVLIFFIPMIGLSVLHRCGDNVPPMVYIVVGYIYLIVPPVLNPIIYSVKSKLIRRAMLRTLWWKNESM; this is encoded by the coding sequence ATGGAGCAGCTTCAGCACACCATGCCACTTGTCAATTCCTCCTTCTATCAGCCTTCCACCTTCCTCCTGACGGGCTTTCCAGGGCTGGAAGCCAATCACCACTGGATCTCCATCCCTTTCTGCATGTTCTATCTTGTCGGCCTTTCAGGGAACTGCCTGATCCTGATCATCATCAAGAAGACCCAAAGTCTTCATAAGCCTACGTACTACTTCCTTTCCATGCTGGCCGTGATGGACCTGGGCTTGGCTTTGTGTACCCTTCCTACCACGCTGGGCATCTTTTGGTTTAAGATCAGAAAAATTGAGTTCAATGCCTGTCTCACCCAGATGTATTTTATCCATATACTGTCAGTGATGGAATCCTCGGTGCTCCTAGCAATGGCCTTCGATCGTTTCATCGCTATCTCCAACCCTCTGAGATATTCGTCCATCTTGACCAAGCCAACCATCATAAAAATAGGGCTGGCAATTGTTTCAAGAGCTGTGATCTCCCTCTTCCCAATACCCTTTCTGCTCAAGAGGCTAACCTACTGTGGGAACAATGTGCTTTCCCACTCATTTTGCTTTCACCCTGATATCATGAAGCTGGCCTGCGCGGATATAAAAGTCAACATCCTGTATGGTTTAATTGTCATTCTTTCAACGGTGGGTGTGGATTTTGTGTTCATTGTGCTATCATATGTTCTGATCATTAAGACTGTGGTCAGCCTCACGACCAAGGAAAAATGTCTCAAGGCTTTGAACACATGTGTCTCCCATATCTGTGCCGTCCTAATCTTCTTCATCCCAATGATTGGACTGTCCGTTCTCCATCGCTGTGGTGACAATGTTCCCCCTATGGTTTACATTGTGGTGGGCTATATCTACCTTATTGTGCCCCCTGTCTTAAATCCTATCATATACAGCGTCAAATCCAAACTGATCCGCAGAGCCATGCTCAGAACACTGTGGTGGAAAAATGAGTCAATGTGA